The following are encoded in a window of Amycolatopsis lexingtonensis genomic DNA:
- a CDS encoding AraC family transcriptional regulator produces MDVLTDLLQRSRARGAAFSHSTARGAWGVEFPTGAKLAIHGILGGEAFAWTDDPGRSRRVLPGDVVLIRGPVRQFMAHTPGAAVVPFAYELCTTTAGGARRMKFGGESGDPTTFFCGAYTFEGELCAGLLSGLPELTVVRPRAGSSLRAILDVFAAEILRDAPGQQALLDSLLDVVLVQALREQLTADVQAAPAWFRAMDDPAVGAALRAVHETPARAWTVADLAGEASLSRATFARRFTSLLGVAPLTYVNDWRMALAREQLREGDASLAAIAHSLGYASEFSFAAAFKRHHGTPPGRWRTSKAIAG; encoded by the coding sequence GTGGACGTCCTGACGGATCTGTTGCAGCGCTCACGGGCGCGCGGTGCCGCGTTCTCGCATTCGACCGCGCGCGGAGCATGGGGCGTCGAGTTCCCCACGGGCGCCAAGCTCGCGATCCACGGCATCCTCGGCGGCGAGGCGTTCGCCTGGACCGACGACCCCGGCCGGTCCCGCCGGGTGCTCCCCGGCGACGTCGTCCTCATCCGCGGCCCGGTCCGGCAGTTCATGGCCCACACTCCGGGCGCCGCCGTGGTGCCGTTCGCCTACGAGCTCTGCACCACCACGGCGGGAGGTGCGCGGCGGATGAAGTTCGGCGGTGAGTCGGGCGACCCCACCACGTTCTTCTGCGGCGCGTACACGTTCGAAGGCGAACTCTGCGCCGGGCTGCTCTCCGGGCTACCGGAGCTGACCGTGGTGCGCCCGCGCGCCGGATCGAGCCTCCGGGCGATCCTCGACGTGTTCGCCGCCGAAATCCTCCGCGACGCGCCCGGCCAGCAAGCCTTGCTCGACAGCCTGCTCGACGTCGTCCTGGTGCAGGCGCTGCGCGAACAGCTCACTGCCGACGTGCAGGCCGCACCCGCCTGGTTCCGCGCGATGGACGATCCGGCGGTCGGAGCCGCGTTGCGTGCCGTGCACGAAACCCCGGCCCGCGCCTGGACGGTCGCCGACCTCGCCGGCGAGGCGTCGCTGTCCCGCGCGACGTTCGCGCGCCGGTTCACCTCGCTGCTCGGCGTGGCCCCGCTGACCTACGTCAACGACTGGCGGATGGCGCTGGCGCGCGAGCAGCTGCGCGAAGGCGACGCAAGCCTGGCCGCGATCGCGCATTCCCTGGGATACGCCTCGGAATTCTCCTTCGCCGCGGCCTTCAAACGCCACCACGGCACCCCGCCCGGCCGCTGGCGGACGTCGAAGGCGATCGCGGGCTGA
- a CDS encoding alpha/beta fold hydrolase has protein sequence MTKFPAAGSLRPTRTETHTLGPVEVTVEDRDRTRPYLLLHGGGGVATMSGFADLLAERTHARVLLPTHPGFGGTPKSESLTGVAELARLYVALLEELDLTDVTVIGNSFGGWLAAEIALQESPRVSGAVIIDGIGIEVDSHPPTDVSGLSLDEIRAHSWHDPAKAPVPPGGGTGPSPDIQALIGYTGPSMSDPTLAGRLGDIDLPVHVVWGESDRIVDPGYGKAYAAAIPMSTFTLLPRTGHLPQLETPEELLGALLDLGEQA, from the coding sequence ATGACGAAGTTTCCCGCTGCCGGCTCGCTCCGGCCCACCCGCACCGAAACCCACACCCTCGGCCCGGTCGAAGTGACCGTCGAAGACCGCGACCGCACGCGTCCGTACCTGCTGCTGCACGGCGGAGGCGGGGTCGCGACGATGTCCGGCTTCGCCGACCTCCTCGCCGAACGCACCCATGCCCGGGTGCTGCTGCCCACCCACCCGGGCTTCGGCGGCACCCCCAAGTCCGAAAGCCTCACCGGCGTGGCCGAGCTGGCACGCCTGTACGTCGCGCTGCTGGAAGAGCTGGACCTCACCGACGTGACGGTGATCGGCAACTCCTTCGGCGGCTGGCTCGCCGCCGAGATCGCCCTGCAGGAAAGCCCACGCGTCAGTGGCGCGGTGATCATCGACGGCATCGGCATCGAGGTCGACAGCCACCCGCCGACCGATGTCAGCGGCCTGAGCCTCGACGAGATCCGCGCGCACTCCTGGCACGACCCCGCGAAGGCGCCCGTCCCGCCGGGCGGCGGCACCGGGCCCAGCCCGGACATCCAGGCACTCATCGGCTACACCGGCCCGAGCATGTCCGACCCGACGCTCGCCGGCCGGCTCGGCGACATCGACCTCCCCGTGCACGTGGTGTGGGGCGAGAGCGACCGCATCGTCGACCCCGGCTACGGAAAGGCCTACGCCGCGGCGATCCCGATGTCGACCTTCACCCTGCTCCCGCGCACCGGCCACCTACCGCAGCTCGAAACGCCCGAAGAACTGCTGGGCGCGCTGCTCGACCTCGGGGAGCAGGCATGA
- a CDS encoding CHAT domain-containing protein yields MAEHDGAPPFESATLRGPQLPVPRELPPDISGFTGRTEQLDELDRLLDGSRTTTSVVISSLSGTAGVGKTALAVHWGHRVSGRFPDGQLYVNLRGYDTEDPAAPEDVLADLLRALGIAEATMPAGLDRRASMYRSMVADRRILVILDNARTVDQIEPLLPGTVSCFVVVTSRDALPGLSVTQGASRVTVDLLSHEDAVDLLRRRLTTRVDDEPAAADELVEQCACLPIALRIVAELALERPQTKLRDLAGELADERRKLALLGSHGHARIAVRSVFSWSYQQLSPLQARAFRLMSVPPSGCAIDDYGLAALTGDITRAEAGDALHSLMRVNLVRQAANGRFFLHDLLRAYSAELGGEGSHRDEREHALDRLFVYHTYMSCRALDLLNPQHGRNRPVIPGPASPTLKLKNDEQAIAWLAAERQNVVAIARRFREKESGDQQSPVTALCRVAAEHNLGLFARHVGDVPGALQHFERASRALASSEPSYLRRIWLDQAEALLLAGLSNEAANSLDEVIAAAEHAVDDADLAEAELLRAVAALLDGNGRVAHEFAHAAERRFSTNGDIGWSAVAALTRLRADVKFGLANGAVTGWLAECAVRLADRLHNLRLVDESAAARLLAVRVLLRLGRVGEAEAEMDRVPKPRYMTPTDHQVLRWLCRAEIAVAMGNRRRALSCVRNGLIELDHRNDRPAGPDLAGGTAMHARELGQLGIQMMLSDRPADQDPQRLFAWVELARATAYRYESPIDDPALAERVDAFRQLTRSLQLAQLRGEPAAELVSRHNTLQHEISRLGRQANTRGGSRRRASFFQLTDQLGDRAFVNFLAIGETQLAVVIVGRNAHVVQIGSRRRAEELAWELYADIDAYAPDDLPQPIAEVVIASARRRAGCLDDLLLAPLAKLLSDRELVIVPSGPLHSVSWGSLPSLQSRPYVVTPSATAWLAAELPPKRDRVGETVLIRGPGVETDGSEFEGLLRLYPHAVSLSGRDATVAAVLECLDGAGMAHLAVQGQHEPENALFSRLELADGPLFAHDVLRLGVPPAQVVLAASELALTHVRPGDEPLGFAGALLASGVSTVVAAVTRVGRNAATQAMTEFHRRVAAGSRPASALALVTAQDPYRRPFVCVGSS; encoded by the coding sequence GTGGCGGAGCACGACGGCGCACCGCCCTTCGAGTCGGCGACCCTTCGTGGACCACAGTTGCCGGTTCCGCGAGAGCTCCCGCCCGATATCTCCGGGTTCACCGGCCGGACCGAGCAGCTCGACGAGCTTGACCGGTTGCTCGACGGCTCCAGAACCACGACGTCGGTCGTGATCTCGTCACTCTCCGGCACGGCGGGAGTGGGAAAGACCGCCTTGGCCGTGCACTGGGGCCATCGGGTGAGTGGGAGATTCCCCGATGGGCAGCTCTACGTCAACCTGCGCGGGTACGACACCGAAGATCCCGCCGCCCCCGAAGACGTGCTCGCCGATCTCCTGCGCGCGCTCGGTATCGCCGAGGCGACGATGCCGGCTGGGCTCGACCGCAGGGCCAGCATGTACCGGTCGATGGTGGCCGATCGGCGCATCCTGGTCATCTTGGACAACGCTCGCACGGTCGATCAAATCGAGCCCTTGCTGCCGGGCACGGTCAGCTGCTTCGTCGTCGTGACAAGCCGCGACGCCCTCCCAGGCCTTTCAGTCACCCAGGGGGCGTCCCGGGTAACCGTCGACCTGCTCTCGCACGAAGATGCGGTAGATCTCCTGAGACGGCGGCTCACGACACGCGTGGACGACGAGCCTGCCGCAGCGGACGAGCTGGTCGAGCAGTGCGCCTGTTTGCCGATCGCGCTCCGCATCGTGGCCGAGCTGGCCCTGGAGAGGCCCCAGACCAAACTGCGTGATCTCGCTGGCGAGCTCGCCGACGAGCGGCGGAAGCTGGCTCTTCTCGGCTCGCACGGTCACGCGCGCATTGCCGTGCGTTCGGTGTTCTCGTGGTCGTACCAGCAACTGAGTCCGCTGCAAGCTCGAGCGTTCCGGCTGATGAGTGTGCCGCCTTCCGGCTGCGCCATCGACGACTATGGGCTCGCGGCCCTGACCGGAGACATCACCCGCGCTGAGGCAGGCGATGCGCTGCACAGCTTGATGCGCGTCAACCTCGTCCGGCAGGCCGCGAACGGCAGATTCTTCCTCCATGACCTCCTGCGGGCCTACTCCGCGGAACTGGGCGGGGAAGGGTCGCATCGCGATGAGCGAGAACACGCGCTCGATCGCCTCTTCGTTTATCACACCTACATGTCGTGTCGGGCGCTCGACCTGCTCAACCCTCAGCACGGTCGCAACCGGCCGGTGATACCCGGACCGGCCAGCCCCACGCTGAAGCTGAAGAATGACGAGCAGGCCATCGCCTGGCTGGCGGCCGAGCGCCAGAACGTCGTGGCGATCGCGAGGCGCTTCCGCGAGAAGGAGTCCGGAGACCAGCAAAGCCCGGTCACCGCGCTTTGCCGAGTTGCCGCTGAGCACAATCTGGGGCTGTTCGCGCGCCACGTCGGCGACGTACCCGGCGCGTTGCAGCACTTCGAGCGGGCGAGCCGGGCACTGGCGTCGTCGGAGCCCAGCTACCTGCGACGGATCTGGCTGGACCAGGCCGAAGCTCTGCTGCTGGCCGGACTGTCGAACGAGGCGGCCAACAGCTTGGATGAAGTGATCGCGGCGGCCGAGCACGCGGTCGACGACGCGGATCTTGCGGAGGCTGAGTTGCTCCGCGCTGTGGCGGCGTTGCTCGACGGGAACGGCCGTGTCGCCCATGAGTTCGCGCACGCTGCCGAACGGAGGTTCTCGACCAACGGTGACATCGGGTGGTCTGCGGTCGCGGCGTTGACCCGGTTGCGGGCGGACGTCAAGTTCGGACTGGCTAACGGAGCGGTCACCGGGTGGCTGGCCGAATGTGCGGTGCGGCTGGCCGACCGCCTCCACAACTTGAGGCTGGTCGACGAGTCGGCGGCGGCGCGTCTGCTGGCCGTTCGGGTGCTCCTCAGGCTGGGTCGGGTGGGAGAGGCCGAAGCGGAGATGGACAGAGTGCCCAAGCCGCGTTACATGACGCCGACCGACCACCAGGTCCTTCGCTGGCTCTGCCGCGCAGAGATCGCGGTTGCGATGGGCAACCGGCGCCGTGCCCTGTCGTGTGTGCGCAACGGGCTCATCGAGCTGGATCACCGCAACGACCGTCCTGCCGGTCCGGACTTGGCCGGCGGCACCGCGATGCACGCCCGCGAACTGGGACAGCTGGGGATCCAGATGATGCTCAGCGACCGGCCGGCTGATCAGGACCCGCAACGGCTTTTCGCGTGGGTCGAACTCGCTCGTGCGACGGCCTACCGGTACGAGTCACCGATCGACGACCCGGCGCTCGCTGAACGCGTCGACGCGTTCCGCCAGCTGACGCGGTCGCTCCAGCTGGCCCAGCTACGCGGTGAGCCCGCCGCCGAACTGGTCTCCCGCCACAACACCCTGCAGCACGAGATCTCCCGCCTCGGCCGGCAGGCCAACACGCGAGGTGGTTCCCGACGACGGGCCAGCTTCTTTCAGCTCACGGACCAGCTCGGCGACCGCGCCTTCGTCAACTTCCTCGCGATCGGCGAGACCCAGCTCGCGGTGGTGATCGTCGGGCGGAACGCCCACGTCGTGCAGATCGGCAGCCGTCGTCGCGCGGAGGAACTTGCGTGGGAGCTTTACGCGGACATCGACGCGTACGCGCCGGACGACTTACCGCAGCCGATCGCCGAGGTGGTGATCGCATCGGCGCGCAGGCGAGCTGGCTGTTTGGACGACCTGCTGCTGGCACCGCTGGCGAAGCTGCTATCCGATCGCGAACTGGTGATCGTTCCCAGCGGGCCGCTGCATTCGGTCTCGTGGGGCTCCCTACCGTCATTGCAGAGCCGTCCCTACGTGGTCACTCCTTCCGCGACGGCGTGGCTGGCAGCGGAGCTTCCGCCGAAGCGCGACCGCGTGGGTGAGACGGTCCTGATCCGTGGGCCCGGTGTCGAGACCGACGGGAGTGAGTTCGAAGGCCTGCTCAGGCTCTATCCGCACGCGGTGTCGTTGAGCGGGCGAGACGCAACCGTCGCGGCGGTGCTGGAGTGCCTGGATGGGGCGGGAATGGCTCATCTGGCGGTCCAGGGCCAGCATGAGCCAGAAAATGCCTTGTTCTCACGACTCGAACTGGCGGACGGCCCTCTGTTCGCTCATGACGTGCTTCGGCTCGGCGTGCCGCCGGCGCAGGTAGTCTTGGCGGCGAGCGAACTCGCATTGACCCACGTCAGGCCGGGCGACGAGCCGCTGGGCTTCGCCGGCGCATTGCTGGCGTCCGGTGTCAGCACGGTCGTGGCCGCGGTGACAAGGGTCGGCAGGAACGCCGCGACGCAAGCCATGACCGAGTTTCACCGGCGGGTCGCCGCGGGAAGCCGCCCGGCGAGCGCACTTGCCCTGGTCACTGCGCAGGACCCGTACCGGCGACCGTTCGTGTGCGTAGGCTCCAGCTGA
- a CDS encoding NF041680 family putative transposase: MHHAGDVDAAGELSALRQEFYRCLPRRADALFELTDAVLCVDGPVRSVAELSLTGEHRRGHGSGYAALAQGRVDFHRLRTALTTVSLPRAADGRLVLAVDVTCWLRPEAHTSPQRILCHTYGRGKDQHIMVPGWPYSIVVALESGRHSWTAPLDAVRLAPGDDTASVTARQIRDVVDRLITAGHWSPGDPEILLVADAGYDGPRLAHVLADLPVVVLVRMRSDRVLRRPAPPLRPGPSPGRPARHGAEFAFGDPATWGEPDITIETTTRLYGPALIRAWDRLHPKLTSRTAWTGHTGDLPILDGTVILLQVQRLPSGAIPKPVWLWHSRTGLEVAEVDLAWQAFLRRFDIEHTFRMLKQTLGWTTPKLRSADAADRWTWLLLIAYTQLRLARDLTEDLRRPWEKPRPAQRLSPARIRRGFRNLRPQLACPARVPKPSRPGPGRPAGLPNQQPATRHDVHTVTGTNKQKPKHGKKTKSSNPRPRQTG; encoded by the coding sequence GTGCACCATGCTGGGGACGTCGATGCGGCCGGGGAGCTGTCGGCGTTGCGGCAGGAGTTCTACCGTTGTCTGCCCCGGCGGGCGGACGCGTTGTTCGAGCTGACCGACGCGGTGTTGTGCGTGGACGGCCCGGTCCGCTCGGTCGCGGAGTTGTCACTGACCGGTGAGCATCGCCGCGGGCATGGCAGCGGTTATGCCGCGCTGGCCCAGGGCCGGGTCGACTTCCACCGGTTACGCACCGCCCTGACCACGGTGTCGCTGCCTCGTGCCGCGGACGGGCGGCTGGTACTGGCGGTGGACGTCACCTGCTGGCTGCGCCCGGAAGCACACACGAGCCCGCAACGGATCCTGTGTCACACCTATGGCCGGGGCAAGGACCAGCACATCATGGTGCCGGGCTGGCCCTACTCGATCGTCGTCGCTCTGGAGAGCGGGCGGCACTCGTGGACCGCGCCGCTGGACGCGGTCCGGCTCGCGCCCGGAGACGACACCGCGAGCGTGACCGCCCGCCAGATCCGCGACGTCGTGGACCGGCTGATCACCGCCGGACACTGGTCACCAGGGGATCCGGAAATCCTGCTCGTGGCCGACGCCGGCTACGACGGACCCCGGCTCGCGCACGTGCTGGCCGATCTCCCGGTCGTCGTGCTGGTGCGGATGCGGTCGGACCGGGTGCTGCGCCGTCCCGCGCCGCCGTTGCGGCCCGGCCCCAGCCCCGGCCGCCCCGCCCGCCACGGCGCCGAGTTCGCCTTCGGCGACCCGGCCACCTGGGGCGAGCCGGATATCACCATCGAGACCACGACCCGGCTCTACGGCCCAGCACTGATCCGGGCCTGGGACCGGCTGCACCCCAAGCTCACCTCCCGCACCGCCTGGACCGGCCACACCGGAGACCTGCCCATCCTCGACGGCACCGTCATCCTTCTGCAGGTCCAGCGGCTGCCTTCCGGCGCGATCCCGAAACCCGTGTGGCTCTGGCATTCCCGCACCGGCCTCGAGGTCGCCGAGGTCGATCTGGCCTGGCAGGCTTTCCTGCGCCGGTTCGACATCGAGCACACCTTCCGCATGCTCAAGCAAACCCTCGGCTGGACCACCCCGAAACTGCGCTCAGCCGACGCCGCCGACCGCTGGACCTGGCTTCTTCTGATCGCCTACACCCAGCTCCGCCTCGCCCGCGACCTCACCGAGGATCTGCGCCGCCCCTGGGAGAAACCCCGCCCCGCCCAGCGACTCAGCCCGGCACGGATCCGACGGGGGTTTCGCAACCTGCGTCCACAACTGGCCTGTCCCGCCCGTGTCCCGAAACCTTCCCGGCCCGGCCCCGGACGACCCGCGGGACTGCCCAACCAGCAGCCCGCCACACGCCACGACGTCCACACCGTCACCGGCACGAACAAGCAAAAACCCAAACACGGCAAGAAAACCAAGTCCAGCAACCCACGACCCCGCCAAACAGGTTAA
- a CDS encoding MerR family transcriptional regulator, whose amino-acid sequence MATDELLTRALAMLGEDDVSVDAIHRLTDVGGMTGPMTIAEVADMLDVSPHTLRYYERAGLVEVGRDSSGYRVYDEEAVRRLVFLTRMRLSGMPMRDLQHYIALLDAGDGTVPERLDMLIEHRDTIRRRIRELTLSLAATEYKIATYGGATGPDVTVRAEQS is encoded by the coding sequence ATGGCCACGGACGAACTGCTGACCAGGGCGCTGGCGATGCTGGGCGAAGACGACGTGTCGGTCGATGCCATCCACCGGCTCACCGACGTGGGCGGGATGACCGGGCCGATGACAATCGCCGAGGTCGCCGACATGCTCGACGTCTCGCCGCACACGCTGCGCTACTACGAACGTGCCGGGCTGGTCGAGGTCGGCCGCGACAGCAGCGGATACCGCGTCTACGACGAAGAAGCGGTGCGGCGCCTGGTGTTCCTGACCCGGATGCGGCTGTCCGGGATGCCGATGCGCGACCTGCAGCACTACATCGCGCTCCTCGACGCCGGCGACGGCACCGTGCCCGAGCGGCTCGACATGCTCATCGAGCACCGCGACACGATCCGCCGCCGGATCCGGGAGCTGACGCTGTCCCTCGCGGCAACCGAGTACAAGATCGCCACCTACGGCGGTGCGACGGGGCCGGACGTGACCGTCCGGGCGGAGCAGTCCTGA
- a CDS encoding MarR family winged helix-turn-helix transcriptional regulator codes for MKYHPGEVSLAVKRLQHRHHRALSRALAPLGLSLVQWDTLRHLHRKPDASLHDLAVLTFQTDQSFGSLATRMAERGLIERVPGPGRAVRHRLTEKGARLRAEGQELADKVIESSFRDLSPAQIDALGDLLAIALGPDPTA; via the coding sequence ATGAAGTACCACCCGGGCGAAGTCTCGCTGGCCGTCAAGCGTCTGCAGCACCGGCACCACCGCGCACTGAGCCGCGCGCTGGCGCCGCTGGGCCTTTCCCTCGTGCAGTGGGACACCCTGCGCCACCTGCACCGCAAGCCGGACGCGTCGCTGCACGACCTGGCGGTGCTGACGTTCCAGACCGACCAGTCCTTCGGCTCGCTGGCGACGCGGATGGCCGAGCGAGGCCTGATCGAACGCGTCCCGGGACCGGGCCGGGCGGTGCGGCACCGGCTCACCGAGAAGGGCGCGCGCCTGCGCGCTGAAGGACAGGAGCTCGCCGACAAGGTCATCGAGTCTTCGTTCCGGGACTTGTCACCGGCCCAGATCGACGCGCTGGGCGACCTGCTGGCCATCGCGCTGGGACCCGATCCGACCGCTTAG
- a CDS encoding MBL fold metallo-hydrolase, whose protein sequence is MSTSLTVTRIGHACQLIEIGGSRVLTDPWFTQTATYYQGEPVAATVGSLGRIDALVVTHEHYDHCDLDALVDGGFDLGTPLIGPGTVATIARDRGFSDVRVVEAWEAATVGDLTVTATPGKHGVHEVTFVLQAGGRTVFFGGDSLRVPELDTIPDRFGPVDLAILPTNGLCIRPMNLAQVVMDAEEAAGLTAALKPAMAIPHHYAFHSGRLGDKMITKGDQDPRHYADAVARLAPETEVRMVLPGTPVVVR, encoded by the coding sequence ATGAGCACTTCGTTGACCGTGACCCGGATCGGGCACGCCTGCCAGCTGATCGAGATCGGCGGCAGCCGCGTCCTCACCGACCCGTGGTTCACCCAAACCGCGACCTACTACCAAGGCGAACCGGTCGCGGCGACCGTCGGATCGCTCGGCCGGATCGACGCACTCGTCGTCACCCACGAGCACTACGACCACTGCGACCTCGACGCGCTCGTGGACGGCGGGTTCGACCTCGGCACGCCGCTGATCGGCCCGGGCACGGTGGCGACCATCGCGCGGGACAGGGGATTTAGCGACGTCCGCGTCGTCGAGGCCTGGGAAGCCGCGACGGTCGGCGACCTGACGGTGACCGCCACGCCCGGCAAGCACGGCGTCCACGAGGTCACGTTCGTCCTCCAGGCCGGCGGGCGCACGGTCTTCTTCGGCGGCGACTCGCTGCGCGTCCCGGAGCTGGATACAATCCCGGACCGGTTCGGACCCGTCGACCTGGCCATCCTGCCGACCAACGGCCTGTGCATCCGGCCGATGAACCTCGCCCAGGTCGTCATGGACGCCGAAGAGGCCGCCGGGCTGACAGCCGCGCTGAAGCCGGCGATGGCCATCCCGCACCACTACGCGTTCCACAGTGGACGGCTGGGCGACAAGATGATCACCAAGGGAGACCAGGATCCGCGGCACTACGCCGACGCCGTGGCCCGGCTCGCCCCGGAGACCGAAGTCCGCATGGTCCTGCCCGGAACCCCCGTGGTGGTCCGGTGA
- a CDS encoding IS5 family transposase (programmed frameshift), protein MVGRGELTDKAWAVIAPLLPPQQGGGRRWRDHRQVINAILWKLRTGAPWRDLPERYGPWKTAHERLRLWTKDGTWDKILDRVIVKDDAVGDLEWIISVDSSVVRAHQHAAGARKKGDAATESKPACDGEGLGRSRGGLSTKIHLAVEGRGLPIRILLTPGQAGDNPQLLPLLDGISVARIGPGRPRCRPETVIADKAYSHPSTRRAMRDRQIAFVSPERDDQIARRAAKGSRGGRPPAFDAEVYKQRNVVERCFNRLKQFRDLATRYAKRAAYYQAELTIAAIVLWLR, encoded by the exons GTGGTTGGTCGCGGTGAGTTGACGGACAAGGCGTGGGCGGTGATCGCGCCGTTGCTGCCGCCGCAGCAGGGCGGTGGCCGGCGGTGGCGGGATCACCGTCAGGTGATCAACGCGATCCTGTGGAAGCTGCGCACTGGTGCTCCGTGGCGTGACCTGCCCGAACGCTATGGCCCGTGGAAGACCGCGCACGAACGGCTGCGGTTGTGGACCAAGGACGGCACCTGGGACAAGATCCTCGACCGGGTGATCGTCAAAGACGACGCTGTCGGCGACCTCGAGTGGATCATCTCGGTCGACTCCAGCGTGGTCCGGGCACACCAGCATGCCGCTGGCGCCCGGAAAAAAGGGGATGCAGCGACGGAATCGAAGCCC GCCTGCGACGGGGAAGGACTCGGCCGGTCCCGCGGCGGACTGAGCACCAAGATCCACCTCGCCGTCGAAGGGCGAGGCCTGCCGATACGGATCCTGCTTACCCCAGGCCAAGCGGGAGACAACCCGCAGTTGCTTCCGCTGCTGGACGGCATTAGCGTCGCCCGGATCGGACCAGGCCGGCCCCGCTGTCGTCCGGAGACGGTGATCGCGGACAAGGCGTATTCGCATCCTTCGACCCGCCGGGCGATGCGAGACCGGCAGATCGCCTTCGTCAGCCCGGAGCGGGACGACCAGATCGCCCGCCGCGCCGCCAAAGGCTCCCGCGGCGGGCGACCACCCGCATTCGATGCTGAGGTCTACAAGCAGCGCAACGTGGTCGAACGGTGCTTCAACCGGCTCAAGCAGTTCCGTGACCTGGCCACCCGCTACGCCAAACGCGCTGCCTACTACCAGGCCGAACTCACCATCGCCGCCATCGTGCTCTGGCTCCGATGA
- a CDS encoding serine hydrolase domain-containing protein, with the protein MRRSIVAAACAVLLLAGTGTAAAGTDPRQTALDAAVQAGNVGIIAIAADPAGHWRGRAGSGDIITGAKPDIGGRFRIGSVSKTFTATLVLKLAAKGRLRLDAPISEYLPGLLPYPEPITVRQLLQHTSGLPRDLAPQYTWTTLPELDTERFVHFDEVEAIHDSTVQPLLFPPGTGWSYSNTGYNVLALLVEKLTGRRFEQVLADWITGPLHLADTFLPRDFPLVPNPAMHGYEQLYPAPHGLTDVTAYNLSRYFGAGDIISSGTDLNRFFHALLGGELLPAGLLAQMKTTVPWPDTEGRIGYGLGLMRISLVGPCGPGAPEVWGHAGDVPGYNTWSMSDETGTRGITVGSSPDVTASQDAASGRLLAMVAEFCTPNVPGARASAAGIQAAIR; encoded by the coding sequence ATGCGCCGATCGATCGTAGCCGCTGCTTGCGCCGTGCTTCTGCTCGCCGGAACCGGTACCGCCGCCGCGGGAACCGATCCACGTCAGACCGCACTGGACGCGGCCGTGCAGGCCGGAAACGTGGGAATCATCGCGATCGCGGCGGATCCGGCCGGCCACTGGCGGGGGCGGGCCGGATCCGGTGACATCATCACCGGGGCGAAGCCGGACATCGGCGGGCGGTTCCGCATCGGCAGCGTGTCCAAGACGTTTACGGCGACCCTCGTGCTGAAGCTCGCCGCGAAGGGCCGACTGCGGTTGGACGCGCCGATCTCGGAGTACCTGCCCGGCCTGCTGCCCTACCCGGAGCCGATCACCGTCCGCCAGCTGCTGCAACACACCAGCGGCCTGCCCCGGGACCTCGCCCCGCAGTACACCTGGACGACCCTGCCGGAACTGGACACCGAACGCTTCGTGCACTTCGATGAGGTCGAGGCGATCCACGACAGCACCGTGCAGCCGCTGCTGTTCCCGCCGGGCACGGGCTGGTCGTACTCCAACACCGGCTACAACGTGCTGGCCCTGCTGGTGGAAAAGCTCACCGGTCGTCGGTTCGAGCAGGTGCTGGCCGACTGGATCACCGGTCCGCTGCACCTGGCCGACACCTTCCTGCCGAGGGACTTCCCGCTCGTGCCGAACCCGGCCATGCACGGCTACGAGCAGCTCTACCCGGCCCCGCACGGGCTCACCGACGTCACCGCCTACAACCTCAGCCGCTACTTCGGCGCCGGGGACATCATTTCGAGCGGGACCGACCTGAACCGTTTCTTCCACGCACTGCTCGGCGGCGAGCTGCTGCCGGCCGGCCTGCTCGCGCAGATGAAGACCACGGTTCCGTGGCCGGACACGGAGGGGCGGATCGGTTATGGGCTGGGGCTGATGCGGATCTCCCTGGTGGGGCCCTGCGGTCCGGGCGCTCCCGAGGTCTGGGGGCACGCCGGGGACGTGCCCGGGTACAACACGTGGAGCATGAGCGACGAGACCGGCACTCGCGGGATCACGGTCGGGTCCAGCCCGGACGTGACAGCTTCGCAGGACGCGGCCTCGGGGCGGCTCCTGGCGATGGTGGCGGAGTTCTGCACGCCGAACGTCCCTGGCGCCCGGGCGAGCGCCGCCGGTATCCAGGCGGCGATCCGCTGA
- a CDS encoding putative quinol monooxygenase, which produces MSERQYMPEVADDLPPGERPMVAVVRAIPGHEDELAAAISRLTAAVRREPGCVEFRSFRDAAQPGVFHLYEIYADTEAFRAHLATGHVAHFFTELAQHSTADAGALVQLVELPG; this is translated from the coding sequence GTGAGCGAGCGGCAGTACATGCCCGAGGTCGCCGACGACCTCCCGCCCGGCGAGCGGCCGATGGTGGCCGTCGTCCGGGCGATCCCCGGGCACGAAGACGAACTGGCGGCGGCGATCTCGAGGCTCACCGCGGCGGTCCGGCGGGAGCCGGGCTGCGTCGAGTTCCGGTCCTTCCGGGACGCCGCGCAGCCGGGCGTCTTCCACCTGTACGAGATCTACGCCGACACAGAGGCGTTCCGGGCGCACCTGGCGACCGGCCACGTGGCGCACTTCTTCACCGAGCTGGCCCAGCACAGCACCGCCGACGCCGGCGCGCTGGTCCAGCTCGTCGAGCTGCCGGGCTAG